DNA from Platichthys flesus chromosome 20, fPlaFle2.1, whole genome shotgun sequence:
aaaaaaaacCCTCTTTACAATAGTGACACTGCTGTAGAAGTGAACCATGACCCTGAGAGTCCTCAGTGTGTACTTAGGTGGCTTTAGTTTTCTGTGGGGTTCACACGGTTAAGTATTCCTTGAGTTTGTCCATGATGATGGGGAATCTGTCTGCAGGGATCAGCATCACCGTCCTGAAGGGCTTCATGGGGACGTCTTCAAACGACCATCTGCCGCTCAAACAGGAGTCTGTCTCGTCCTGGACTGAGAAGTGGAACTTCATGATGGCTTGctaagaggagaaaacagacagCGTTTAGAACTACAAGAACATTTAGACGTGTTTTACATCACATTCAAAACTTGAGCAATTAAGAAACTGCATCTGAAGTACAAAATTATTATCATATTACAGTATCTGCGTAGTCCGTGTTTATTATCCTGCATGCTTTGCTTGTATTTACCTCATAGAAGAATTCCTCCTCTGCGTTTACAAATAAGTACTCCTCTTTGGGTGCTCCTCCTCTGGCTGGGATGCTCTTGGTTGCCTCCTTGCAGGTCTTGCTGATCATCAGACAATAGTGACACTTCCCACTGGGCTTGTTCGTCCTCTGAGCTTCAGCTATCTCTTCCCTGGGGGACAGAGTTACATTTGGTTTTACTTTCATGCACACTAGACCTTCAAAAGACCATAACCTTTTTACCCTATATTCAATCATTACTTAGGCTTTATATAGATTCTATTATATATAGATTTCTCCTTTTAAGAACATACGCGGGAGGACAGACGAGGACAGAGCAAGAACTCACTGGAGCTGTTTGTGCAGAGGCAGGGCGATCTGTGGGGGGACGTTGATGAAGCGCTCGCTCAGCAGGAGCCCCACGGGCTTGCTGCTGTCGCTGAGgatctgctccagctgctctgtcaTGCTGGGGGTGGCGTTCTTCTCACACTGATCCACGAGCAGatctttcacctcctccacacacTGCACATCCTGCCAGCAGAATCAGACACACATAcaactgaaattaaaaatgaatggcCAACGGTTTATAATAAAAGCCTGTTTGAAAAGCCGCTGTTTACCTTCCTCTCCGTCAGGTTGATCATTGTGATGAACCCGAACACCTCGTCTGGGTCGTCGTCGTCACTGTCCTCTGGTACCTCCGCTtgctggaaaaaaagagaaggaggatgtGAATACACGTTAGAGCTGCAACCCTCGAATTGTTAAATGAGATGAGACAGCTGAGCCACTCACCTTGATGACACTTCCAAGATGATTCTGCTGAATGATGAGGTCTGTGATCTCTGAGGTGTTTACATGAGCCTTCAGGAAGAGCTGTGTCCAAACACAAGAGAAGGGAGGTCACGCTTCGCCTCAAAACATAACATTAACAAGCTACCATACAACcaagcactttattaggaacacccgTTCGTCTGCTCTTTCATGCAAGTCAGTCAAACTGCAGATAAACAGCTTGTTGATGAGGAGTCATGGGAATAAGGTGAGACTTGTTGGAGCTGACAAGATGCAGCAACTTAGATAATCACACTTTACATCTGTGACATTTACTCATTGCTATCGAAAATCAAAAAGCCAAAATATAGACTAATGTTATCTTCTGGCCCTGTGCAGAAATAATGTGATGCAATCAGCCATTTTCGAATATTTAGATAAATCATTAAGTGTTTCATATCCACATCACGTGTTTGTaaacttttttctgtttatttatcgTTTAACTTTTCAATTTATCATttagaaattaataaaatgattgAATGTCTGAGCTCGTGGAGATCGAGACAAAAACACTCGAGGCTCCTCGTGGGAGCAGAGAGGAACCCTGTGCAGTGTTATGgtggtgttcctaataaagtgctcaggGGGCGAACACACTGTCCCACACTGACCTgttgcagcagcttcttgacGCCATTGAAGTCATTGGCTGCGATCGTGTGAGCCTCGAAGTCCACAGTGATTTCCTGGAgaacaggaagaaaacacaacagttaaaAACTAAGAATAACATTTAGCAAGTCACTAATGGGGACTACTTTCGTTGCTGCGACAATAACAGAAACTAATTCGTTTAGTTCCAGAGTCCAGTTTATCCTAAGCAGGTTTGTTAACGGGTACTGTGAATAGTTTTAAGTATATTTCCATTCATATAATAACGTTACATCTTAAATATCTATTTAAAATACTTCATAGTGAAAATAACAGCTGGGTTAGCCTGCTAGCTAGTTAGCAGAGGCCAGAGAACGCGTGTTCTGGGTTAATTCACCTCGTTGATTTCTTCATCCGACGCTTCGCTGTCCTCCTGCCCGGAATCGCCCTCCTCATCCCGGCTCTCGTCGGAGCTGCTGTCGCCCTCCTTGGGGTTTTCACCCAGACCCACCGCTCGCTTCTTTGCCATCGACGCCATGCTGCCTGCGAAAAGACCTACACACCACGCGTGTCAACTGAGAGTGGGCGGTGCACGGAGTGTTAAAGTGCATCCTGAGGGGGAGTGAGATCCGGTGAAAGTGACACAGTGAAGACGCCATTACGGCTCCGAATGTACACGACTAGCCGACTAGCGCGGAGCCACAATGGCTTCCGGTTTGACGTTGGTTAAACGGAAGGAACCATTTATGAATAAGGGGTGGCCGCCTTTTATACTTTATTAAAACTACTATGGTACTGCTATAAATAGATAACCATATCACTTATTAGCATTAATTATGTTTATaactttatgtgtgtttttatttatgacaTAAAACGCTTTTTTAAAAGGTTAGTGAAATAGTGACTGTTTAATCTTCCCTTTCTCCACCGCGGCTGGAGTCGTCACTCGCTCAGCTGTAGGAACAACCATAGGGAACAACTCCAGGTACTTGCATTGCGTGTATCATTTAGTGTTTATAACCGCATGTTGCACATACACATCTTCGTATAACACTAGAAAGATTAAATATGCTCTCCGGGTATAGATGGTAGCTTCTGTTCAGGGAACAGCTGATCGGGGCTATCGTGTTCGCGTGTCTTGCtaatgtaaacaacaacagggCAGCAGGACATGTTTCAGCTGCACACAAGAGTTTAAACTGTTTATTCACTTCCTGATTACTGTGCAATAATCGTGAGTGAACATATTCGTTATCAGCACGAGGCACATGGCAGTTTGAGGGTGTAGCTGAGCTCGTTGTGTCCTTCACACCCACTGTCCTCTGGGTCTGTGCAGGTCCCACAGCTGTCTTCACACTGATCCCTGCTTTCTGCTCGTTTATTTGATCAATACTCCGTTTGTTAAGGTTATTAACAAGATGCACGTGCTGCTCCTGAAAGAACCGAGAGATGGAGGGACTGAGCCTGATCCTTACATCAAGGTAGAGACCGGTTTTCTCCACAGGAACTTGCGTGTAATGATCTGGAGCATTTGACAGGTTTTAATACGTTTTTGTTGCATATCCTCTCATTTAATTCTCCAGGAGCTGGCGTCCCATGGTCACAAAGCCACCTTGATCCCTGTGCTGTCTTTTAAGTTTGTCTCCTTAAACACGTTGTCGGACATGGTAAATTACACTGGGGCAGTATAACTCACAATAAATTCAATGTATTGGTCACTTGTGTTCTTATATCTCACGtttgttctttcatttttgTAGCTTTTCCAACCAGAAAAGCACGGAGGACTTGTATTCACCAGTCCCCGAGCGGTAGAGGCCGTGAGGATGTGCTTAGAAGCAGAAGAAAGAAGGGAGGGTGAGACTAAACAGAAAACTATACAAACACCTCACAATGATAGCAATCCCCTGGAAGCACGTGTTAAGATAGCATATAAATGTCTGGATTGCTAAATGATctataaaacaatttaattcaAGTTTAATTAAATGATCAATTTTCTCCTAATTCTTAATTAGAGTGGAACAGCTCTGTGAAAGACACATGGAACACCAAGTCCATCTATGTGGTCGGGAAGGCAACTGCTGCTTTAGGTGAGACTGAAAACACTTTTCTCCCTGAACATGTTTTATCTAAAAGCCAGACTTTGTGCATAGTGCTTGTTATAGACCTCCTCTGTGTCAATGCCCGCTGCAGCAGAGTGTGTCCGGCACCTGGTGCTCACGGGCACGTGTGAAGTGATGTGACTGCCCTCAGTCATTTAGAAAATAGGTTGTACACAAGTGACAGTTTGCTGTGACACAGGTGCAGCACGATCCTGATGTGTGTCTCACCTTCTTTGTTCATGATCAACGTCagctgttttttatattattatttttatatgtgcATGATTTCACCATTGCATACGTTATTCATCCCTTTTGTGTTTAACCCACAGTACGAAATCTAGGTCTGAATCCTTTGGGGGAGGACACGGGGACGGCAGAGGTCCTATCACGTCTCATCATTGAACGTAGGATATTATTTTATCCTCGTGTCATCGGGGTTCACTTAATTTAAGAATATTTGATTGTTCTGGTAACTAATCTGACCTTTAAATTAATTCTCATCGTAGGAGAGGACACAAATATTCCAccactttttttcccctgtggCTCAATCAAGAGAGAAGTCTTGCCTACGGCTCTGAGGGAAAGCGGtaagcatccccccccccccccccccccctcttttggGCCTCACCATTAAAACTCAAGGTGGTGAAAGTCCCACTGGGGTTATACTAATTATAAAACAGTAATTTGCGCTACCTTTCTAACTGTGGGGATCGATGTCTTTGTTTCCAGGAGTGCCCCTGGAGACGCTGACTGTCTATCAAACAGCCGAACATCCAGATCTGGAGAAAAACCTGAAGAACTACTTTACAGAGGAGgtaaaaacactgaacacacgTTGGAGAACACATTTTGTGGTGAAAGTGCTCACCTTGTCTGTGCGTTGACAGGGCACCCCGGCCAGCGTGGCTTTCTTCAGCCCATCAGGAGTGAAGTTTTGCCTGGAAGTGCTGCGGAAGTTGTCGGGTGAACACGTCACGGAAATAAAGGTAAAGCCTCCTCATTCAGTCGCACGCACACAAATTGAAGGAATCTACAGCCATTGGCAGTTCGTCCATTCCTCTTACTGTCACTTATATAtctgtgtttccagtttgcaGCCATAGGGCCGACCACACAAGACGCGATGACGGCAGAAGGCCTGTGTGTCAGCTGCACGGCAGAGAAGCCAACAGCGGAGCACCTGGCTGCAGCCATGGCCAAAGCTCTTCAACCACAGCCACTTTAAAATCATCCACTTAAATTctctatatttttttatattctatttatttgtgttgccgTTTGCCTGTTTAACTTTACGCTCTTATCTTGCAATTTATGAATGTTTATTTAAGATATACTTCGCCATAGAGAAAAAAGTGGCGTCTTGTGCCAGAGAGGCCACAGCAATGTATGTGAATAggattgtgtatttatttatgttaaacACAAGTGAGtgattattttcaaaaataaacttGGGTCCGTTTGTTGTTGGGACGGTTTGTTCATGGTGGTTATTCTCTGTAAAACACTCGAAGTGtgtatcttgtgtgtgtttgtgtgtgtgtgtgtgtgtccgtgtgtgtgtttgtgtggcacaGGTCATGGTTGTCCTAAAACACTGTCACTTTCATGTCCACATGAAAGCAAAGTGCTTCACGTCTATCTAACAGTCCATTTAAAGTCAGTGGAGCGTGTATCACACGTCCACACAATCCAGTCAAAAGACAGGTTTACTTTTCACCCCGAGGTGAGACAAGAGGGACATCTCCAGAGAGTCGCACCTTCACGTGGGTGCGGCTACAGTCAGGATTTGCCTTTAAAGCACTCGCTGCTCACTTGCCTTGACTTCTGTTTAATCTCGGGAGTGAACCAACGCCACGATGCTGACTTCTACCCAGCTGATCATTTTGCTTTTTTGGACGAGCATTAGCTCCGCTGATGCAGAGAAACTTTTCCACAGTCGGGATCATTCTGACGTGCAGACCCTCAGCTCTCACCAAGCCGAGGTcataacagacacatacacagcagAGGTAAATTCATTCTCTTTTAAACCGTCACATCTGCTTGATTACACGTCTCAAGATACATTACAGGACCCAAATAGGCTTTAACTCCTCTCTTGTAGGTATTTCTCTCCAGGTATGGATTCATGAAGCCAGTGAACTGGGAGGAAATCCAGTTTGAAGAGTCAGACGTGAATTTTAATGACGACCTCCTGGGTGAACTCCAAGCCACGATACAGGAGGGGTCCTCGGGGCCTCAGTCGAGGGATGACCCTCAGGACGGCGATGAAGATGGCCACAAGAGACCAACTGAGAGCGAAG
Protein-coding regions in this window:
- the uros gene encoding uroporphyrinogen-III synthase, which gives rise to MHVLLLKEPRDGGTEPDPYIKELASHGHKATLIPVLSFKFVSLNTLSDMLFQPEKHGGLVFTSPRAVEAVRMCLEAEERREEWNSSVKDTWNTKSIYVVGKATAALVRNLGLNPLGEDTGTAEVLSRLIIEREDTNIPPLFFPCGSIKREVLPTALRESGVPLETLTVYQTAEHPDLEKNLKNYFTEEGTPASVAFFSPSGVKFCLEVLRKLSGEHVTEIKFAAIGPTTQDAMTAEGLCVSCTAEKPTAEHLAAAMAKALQPQPL
- the bccip gene encoding protein BCCIP homolog, with the protein product MASMAKKRAVGLGENPKEGDSSSDESRDEEGDSGQEDSEASDEEINEEITVDFEAHTIAANDFNGVKKLLQQLFLKAHVNTSEITDLIIQQNHLGSVIKQAEVPEDSDDDDPDEVFGFITMINLTERKDVQCVEEVKDLLVDQCEKNATPSMTEQLEQILSDSSKPVGLLLSERFINVPPQIALPLHKQLQEEIAEAQRTNKPSGKCHYCLMISKTCKEATKSIPARGGAPKEEYLFVNAEEEFFYEQAIMKFHFSVQDETDSCLSGRWSFEDVPMKPFRTVMLIPADRFPIIMDKLKEYLTV